A single Thermoleophilia bacterium DNA region contains:
- a CDS encoding NYN domain-containing protein, which yields MNGALLIVDGYNVLHALFPGASKDELFARRDWLSERIASVIALRGGSAMLVFDAHNAETTHCRPLKGVPLEVCFAGGRFTADTLIARRIAEQPADVAVTVVSGDQEVQRTAARAGVSRMTPREFAAMLEQPTKAVDSLAEASRIPSRLEDKVDVETLRKLEALRRNP from the coding sequence ATGAATGGCGCCCTCCTAATCGTCGACGGCTACAACGTTCTGCATGCGCTCTTCCCCGGCGCGAGCAAGGATGAGCTCTTCGCGCGTCGCGATTGGCTGTCCGAGAGAATCGCCAGTGTGATCGCGCTGCGTGGCGGAAGCGCCATGCTGGTCTTCGACGCACACAACGCCGAGACGACGCACTGTCGGCCGCTCAAGGGCGTCCCGCTGGAGGTCTGTTTCGCCGGCGGCCGGTTTACCGCCGACACGCTGATCGCTCGGCGGATCGCGGAGCAGCCCGCCGATGTGGCAGTGACCGTCGTGTCAGGCGACCAAGAGGTGCAGCGCACTGCCGCTCGAGCGGGGGTGAGCCGCATGACGCCGCGTGAGTTCGCAGCAATGCTGGAACAGCCGACAAAAGCGGTTGATTCCCTGGCGGAAGCCAGTAGAATCCCCTCACGGCTTGAAGATAAAGTTGACGTCGAGACTTTGCGCAAGCTGGAGGCTCTACGGCGAAATCCGTAG
- the rlmB gene encoding 23S rRNA (guanosine(2251)-2'-O)-methyltransferase RlmB, with the protein MEWIYGRNVIRVALGAGARRRARKLAATAPALKALEDELARDVPVEIVTAQRLDELTGSREHQGVALQVDDYAYASGAALLQADLIVVLDEVTDPHNLGAVARSAAAAGAGGVVVPKHRSASVTPAAVKASAGMTEHIAVAQVTNIVAYIKELQAAGFWVYGAAGGAGQTLWNTDLRGRVALVCGAEGRGLRPLVARTCDALVAIPMASPVESLNVSVAAALLLFEARRQRVSSEAVRPL; encoded by the coding sequence GTGGAGTGGATCTACGGCCGCAATGTCATTCGTGTGGCTCTCGGGGCCGGCGCTCGGCGGCGAGCTCGGAAGCTTGCCGCAACCGCGCCGGCTCTCAAGGCACTCGAAGACGAGTTGGCGCGCGACGTGCCGGTGGAGATTGTCACGGCGCAGCGCCTCGACGAGCTTACCGGGAGTCGCGAGCATCAGGGCGTCGCTCTTCAGGTTGACGATTACGCCTATGCCTCGGGAGCGGCGTTGCTGCAGGCCGACTTGATCGTCGTGCTCGACGAGGTGACGGATCCGCACAATCTCGGCGCTGTGGCCCGCAGCGCGGCTGCTGCGGGCGCCGGCGGTGTGGTCGTACCCAAGCATCGCTCCGCTTCCGTCACCCCTGCCGCCGTCAAGGCGTCGGCTGGGATGACCGAGCACATCGCGGTGGCTCAGGTCACCAACATCGTGGCCTACATCAAGGAGCTCCAAGCGGCCGGCTTCTGGGTGTATGGGGCCGCCGGCGGCGCTGGCCAGACCTTGTGGAACACCGATCTCCGCGGGCGCGTGGCGCTTGTGTGCGGGGCCGAGGGTCGTGGCCTGCGGCCGCTCGTGGCGCGCACCTGCGACGCGCTCGTCGCGATTCCCATGGCGTCACCGGTCGAGAGTCTCAACGTCAGTGTCGCGGCGGCCCTGCTTCTGTTCGAAGCGCGCCGTCAGCGCGTCTCGTCAGAGGCCGTCCGTCCGCTCTGA
- the cysS gene encoding cysteine--tRNA ligase, with the protein MIRLFNSLTQQKEPFAPRDPGKVGIYCCGPTVYNLIHVGNARPYVVFAVLRSWLRHRGYAVTLVTNITDVDDKIIAKANAEGRASADVASDYTAAYIEDTGRLGIARPDVEPRATETIAEIIDLVSDLIVRGHAYAADGSVYFRVRSFADYGKLSRQRIDELAESVRITSEPGKEDGLDFALWKAAKPGEPAWSSPWGEGRPGWHIECSAMGLRYLGNGFDIHGGGRDLIFPHHENEIAQSEAAGLPFARIWMHNGMIRSEGLKMAKSVGNIFLLREVLARYAPPVLLMYFLTTHYRSPLEFSEDKLEEAKAAYARLTSALDDMRFRIERAGRAARVGAAPNVAARVERARVAFAEQMDDDLNTAAAIGELFALIGDVRRYLAAVDRGEAELDTDALAAARELLSESLAVLLIAVPVEPEAASVAGTVSGEEAQSCATGTVSLPTALVLAEEGRWDDVALVYADRLQCGDATYACVLRDHYRREKAWSEADRLRDEMQAAGFEVRDTPQGTQVVRAQ; encoded by the coding sequence GTGATCCGTCTCTTCAACTCGCTTACACAGCAGAAGGAGCCTTTCGCGCCGCGCGATCCGGGTAAGGTAGGCATCTACTGTTGCGGGCCGACGGTCTACAACCTCATCCATGTAGGCAACGCTCGTCCATACGTCGTGTTCGCGGTATTGCGTTCGTGGCTACGTCATCGTGGCTACGCGGTGACGCTGGTCACCAACATCACTGATGTCGATGACAAGATCATCGCCAAGGCCAACGCCGAGGGACGTGCCTCCGCCGATGTCGCGAGCGACTACACGGCCGCCTACATCGAAGACACAGGGCGCTTGGGTATTGCTCGTCCCGATGTGGAGCCCAGGGCGACCGAGACGATTGCCGAGATCATCGACCTTGTCAGCGACTTGATCGTTCGCGGACACGCGTACGCCGCGGATGGGAGCGTGTACTTCCGCGTGCGGTCATTCGCCGACTACGGCAAGCTGAGCAGACAGCGCATCGACGAGCTCGCGGAGAGTGTGCGCATAACTTCTGAACCCGGCAAGGAAGATGGGCTCGACTTCGCGCTCTGGAAGGCAGCCAAGCCGGGTGAACCGGCGTGGTCGAGTCCGTGGGGCGAGGGTCGGCCGGGCTGGCACATCGAGTGCTCTGCCATGGGCCTGCGCTATCTGGGCAACGGCTTCGATATCCACGGCGGCGGCCGCGATCTCATCTTCCCTCATCATGAGAATGAGATCGCTCAGAGCGAAGCTGCTGGGCTGCCGTTCGCGCGCATATGGATGCACAATGGGATGATCCGCAGCGAGGGCCTCAAGATGGCGAAGAGCGTCGGCAACATCTTCTTGTTGCGCGAGGTGCTCGCCCGCTACGCGCCCCCGGTCCTCCTCATGTACTTCCTCACGACCCACTACCGCAGCCCTCTGGAGTTCTCGGAGGACAAGCTCGAGGAGGCCAAAGCCGCCTACGCACGGCTGACGAGCGCGCTCGATGATATGCGCTTTCGTATCGAGCGCGCTGGTCGAGCCGCCCGCGTCGGAGCTGCTCCGAATGTGGCGGCTCGCGTGGAACGCGCTCGCGTGGCGTTTGCGGAGCAGATGGACGACGATCTCAACACGGCGGCCGCCATCGGCGAGCTGTTCGCGCTCATCGGCGATGTGCGGCGCTACCTGGCGGCTGTTGATCGCGGAGAAGCCGAGCTAGACACTGATGCACTTGCCGCGGCGCGAGAGTTGTTGAGTGAGTCATTGGCGGTGCTGCTCATCGCGGTGCCGGTCGAACCCGAGGCGGCATCCGTTGCGGGAACTGTGTCGGGTGAGGAGGCGCAGTCCTGTGCCACCGGCACGGTGTCGCTGCCGACGGCGCTCGTTCTGGCCGAAGAGGGGCGCTGGGACGATGTGGCGCTTGTCTACGCAGATCGTCTTCAATGCGGCGACGCGACCTATGCCTGTGTATTGCGCGACCACTATCGTCGCGAGAAAGCCTGGAGCGAGGCCGATCGCCTGCGGGATGAGATGCAGGCAGCAGGGTTTGAGGTTCGCGACACACCGCAGGGTACGCAAGTCGTGAGGGCGCAATGA